In Spodoptera frugiperda isolate SF20-4 chromosome 4, AGI-APGP_CSIRO_Sfru_2.0, whole genome shotgun sequence, a single window of DNA contains:
- the LOC118273869 gene encoding cuticle protein 63-like: MMKLIVVLAALVAISAAKPALVSAPLVAAAPAAVVTATSSQYYHRINSGLAAYVAAPASYVAAPAAYVAPAAAPYVAAPYVASPYVASAPIVAV, from the exons ATGATGAAactt ATTGTTGTCCTCGCCGCGCTAGTCGCCATCTCTGCTGCCAAGCCCGCCTTGGTGAGCGCACCTTTGGTAGCGGCGGCCCCAGCGGCGGTTGTCACGGCAACCAGCTCGCAGTACTACCACCGCATCAACAGTGGACTGGCTGCCTACGTCGCTGCTCCTGCTTCCTACGTCGCTGCTCCTGCCGCCTACGTGGCACCTGCCGCTGCGCCCTACGTAGCTGCCCCCTACGTAGCTTCTCCCTATGTGGCTTCAGCCCCCATCGTTGCCGTCTAA